A part of Phoenix dactylifera cultivar Barhee BC4 chromosome 2, palm_55x_up_171113_PBpolish2nd_filt_p, whole genome shotgun sequence genomic DNA contains:
- the LOC103717367 gene encoding uncharacterized protein LOC103717367 — protein MFVCAAYPSPPSSFFSSPLLLRSRGLSTFPTALDWKMKEIRRQLVKNGNQGGGRGRGVCRAELSYDAPFAAAIGACVLNSLVFPIPSGGADDEDGGGAIDSTDARFAVMGIIGFIPYFNWLSWVFAWLDSGRQRYLVYSIVYLAPYLRTNLSLSPEESWLPIASILVCIVHIQLEASIRNGDLEGIQFFGQALKQFSSMIRKKDTRIESYQETPKKGRSKRRTELPSTHDSREKIRDWGITRKPVDHLEHLNENSDVDAKEMNSD, from the exons ATGTTCGTCTGCGCCGCCTATCCCTCTCCaccatcttctttcttttcctcccctctcctcctccgatCTCGCGGCCTATCTACATTCCCCACGGCGTTGGACTGGaagatgaaggagattaggAGGCAATTGGTGAAGAATGGAAACCAG GGAGGTGGGCgagggaggggcgtgtgccGGGCTGAGCTTTCCTACGACGCCCCTTTTGCAGCTGCGATTGGCGCCTGCGTCCTCAATTCGCTCGTCTTCCCGATCCCGTCTGGCGGCGCCGACGATGAGGATGGTGGTGGGGCGATTGATTCGACTGATGCGAGGTTCGCCGTGATGGGTATCATTGGCTTCATCCCTTACTTCAATTGGCTG AGTTGGGTGTTTGCGTGGCTTGATAGTGGTAGACAGAGATATCTGGTGTACTCAATTGTGTACTTAGCTCCATACTTGAG GACAAACTTGTCACTATCACCAGAAGAAAGCTGGTTGCCCATTGCCAGCATACTTGTCTGCATTGTTCACATTCAG CTAGAAGCAAGTATTAGGAATGGAGATCTCGAAGGCATCCAATTTTTTGGTCAAGCTCTGAAGCAATTTTCCTCGATGATCAGGAAGAAAGACACCAGGATTGAAAGTTACCAAGAAACCCCTAAAAAG GGAAGGAGCAAGAGACGTACTGAACTACCTTCTACACATGATTCAAGAGAGAAAATTCGGGATTGGGGAATCACAAGAAAACCAGTTGATCATCTGGAACACCTGAATGAAAATTCTGATGTAGATGCAAAGGAAATGAATTCAGATTAG
- the LOC103717365 gene encoding ATPase family AAA domain-containing protein 1-B-like isoform X3 has protein sequence MGASETRFVQELVLYAASAALSCLVLFAGLRQLDPNRAASKKALEQKKEIAKRLGRPMIQTNQYEDVIACDVINPDHIDVEFESIGGLENIKQALFELVILPLRRPELFAHGKLLSPQKGVLLYGPPGTGKTMLAKAIAKESGAVFINVRISNLMSKWFGDAQKLVAAVFTLAYKLQPAIVFVDEVDSFLGQRRTTDHEALTNMKTEFMSLWDGFTTDQNARVMVLAATNRPSELDEAILRRFTQAFEIGMPDQSERAKILKVILKGERIEDVDYEYIASLCDGFTGSDILEVCKQAAYFPVRDLLEDEKKGKQPNRPRALTQSDLVNALSASRKAKQTSEYRFGLQSLPWSRHREQDDDQEL, from the exons ATGGGGGCGTCGGAGACGAGGTTCGTCCAGGAGCTTGTCCTCTACGCCGCAAGTGCCGCGCTCAGCTGCCTTGTCCTCTTCGCCGGCCTCCGCCAGCTCGATCCCAACCGCGCCGCGTCTAAGAAGGCCCTCGAGCAGAAGAAGGAGATCGCCAAGCGCCTCGGCCGCCCCATGATCCAGACCAATCAATACGAG GATGTAATAGCCTGCGATGTTATAAATCCTGACCATATTGATGTGGAGTTCGAGTCTATTGGAGGCCTGGAAAATATTAAGCAAGCTTTATTTGAATTGGTCATACTTCCTCTACGACGACCTGAACTGTTTGCCCATGGAAAGCTTCTTAGTCCACAGAAAGGAGTTTTGTTGTATGGACCTCCAGGAACTGGAAAGACAATGCTTGCAAAGGCTATAGCCAAAGAGTCTGGAGCTGTTTTTATCAATGTGAGGATCTCTAATCTGATGAGTAAATGGTTTGGTGATGCTCAGAAACTTG TGGCTGCTGTATTCACTCTGGCTTATAAGCTCCAGCCTGCTATTGTTTTTGTTGATGAAGTTGATAGTTTCTTGGGACAGCGGCGCACAACAGATCATGAAGCTTTAACCAACATGAAAACTGAGTTTATGTCTTTGTGGGATGGCTTCACCACAGACC AAAATgcacgtgtgatggttcttgctGCCACAAACCGCCCATCAGAACTAGATGAGGCGATACTTAGGCGTTTCACCCAGGCCTTTGAAATTGGTATGCCTGATCAAAGTGAGAGAGCAAAAATATTGAAGGTTATCTTAAAGGGTGAAAGGATTGAAGACGTGGATTATGAATACATTGCCAGCCTCTGTGATGGTTTTACTGGTTCTGATATACTTGAAGTCTGCAAGCAAGCAGCCTACTTCCCTGTTAGGGACTTGTTAGAAGATGAAAAGAAGGGAAAGCAACCAAAT AGACCAAGGGCATTGACACAGTCAGACCTGGTGAATGCATTATCTGCATCTAGAAAGGCAAAACAAACAAGTGAATACAGATTCGGGCTGCAATCTCTGCCATGGTCTAGGCACAGAGAGCAGGATGATGATCAG GAATTGTAG
- the LOC103717365 gene encoding ATPase family AAA domain-containing protein 1-B-like isoform X1: MGASETRFVQELVLYAASAALSCLVLFAGLRQLDPNRAASKKALEQKKEIAKRLGRPMIQTNQYEDVIACDVINPDHIDVEFESIGGLENIKQALFELVILPLRRPELFAHGKLLSPQKGVLLYGPPGTGKTMLAKAIAKESGAVFINVRISNLMSKWFGDAQKLVAAVFTLAYKLQPAIVFVDEVDSFLGQRRTTDHEALTNMKTEFMSLWDGFTTDQNARVMVLAATNRPSELDEAILRRFTQAFEIGMPDQSERAKILKVILKGERIEDVDYEYIASLCDGFTGSDILEVCKQAAYFPVRDLLEDEKKGKQPNRPRALTQSDLVNALSASRKAKQTSEYRFGLQSLPWSRHREQDDDQVQNAILEISKLVSHIVNSQSEAQDS; this comes from the exons ATGGGGGCGTCGGAGACGAGGTTCGTCCAGGAGCTTGTCCTCTACGCCGCAAGTGCCGCGCTCAGCTGCCTTGTCCTCTTCGCCGGCCTCCGCCAGCTCGATCCCAACCGCGCCGCGTCTAAGAAGGCCCTCGAGCAGAAGAAGGAGATCGCCAAGCGCCTCGGCCGCCCCATGATCCAGACCAATCAATACGAG GATGTAATAGCCTGCGATGTTATAAATCCTGACCATATTGATGTGGAGTTCGAGTCTATTGGAGGCCTGGAAAATATTAAGCAAGCTTTATTTGAATTGGTCATACTTCCTCTACGACGACCTGAACTGTTTGCCCATGGAAAGCTTCTTAGTCCACAGAAAGGAGTTTTGTTGTATGGACCTCCAGGAACTGGAAAGACAATGCTTGCAAAGGCTATAGCCAAAGAGTCTGGAGCTGTTTTTATCAATGTGAGGATCTCTAATCTGATGAGTAAATGGTTTGGTGATGCTCAGAAACTTG TGGCTGCTGTATTCACTCTGGCTTATAAGCTCCAGCCTGCTATTGTTTTTGTTGATGAAGTTGATAGTTTCTTGGGACAGCGGCGCACAACAGATCATGAAGCTTTAACCAACATGAAAACTGAGTTTATGTCTTTGTGGGATGGCTTCACCACAGACC AAAATgcacgtgtgatggttcttgctGCCACAAACCGCCCATCAGAACTAGATGAGGCGATACTTAGGCGTTTCACCCAGGCCTTTGAAATTGGTATGCCTGATCAAAGTGAGAGAGCAAAAATATTGAAGGTTATCTTAAAGGGTGAAAGGATTGAAGACGTGGATTATGAATACATTGCCAGCCTCTGTGATGGTTTTACTGGTTCTGATATACTTGAAGTCTGCAAGCAAGCAGCCTACTTCCCTGTTAGGGACTTGTTAGAAGATGAAAAGAAGGGAAAGCAACCAAAT AGACCAAGGGCATTGACACAGTCAGACCTGGTGAATGCATTATCTGCATCTAGAAAGGCAAAACAAACAAGTGAATACAGATTCGGGCTGCAATCTCTGCCATGGTCTAGGCACAGAGAGCAGGATGATGATCAGGTCCAGAATGCCATCTTGGAGATTTCTAAGCTTGTATCTCATATTGTCAACAGCCAATCAGAAGCCCAGGACTCTTAG
- the LOC103717365 gene encoding ATPase family AAA domain-containing protein 1-B-like isoform X2, whose product MGASETRFVQELVLYAASAALSCLVLFAGLRQLDPNRAASKKALEQKKEIAKRLGRPMIQTNQYEDVIACDVINPDHIDVEFESIGGLENIKQALFELVILPLRRPELFAHGKLLSPQKGVLLYGPPGTGKTMLAKAIAKESGAVFINVRISNLMSKWFGDAQKLVAAVFTLAYKLQPAIVFVDEVDSFLGQRRTTDHEALTNMKTEFMSLWDGFTTDQNARVMVLAATNRPSELDEAILRRFTQAFEIGMPDQSERAKILKVILKGERIEDVDYEYIASLCDGFTGSDILEVCKQAAYFPVRDLLEDEKKGKQPNRPRALTQSDLVNALSASRKAKQTSEYRFGLQSLPWSRHREQDDDQVQNAILEISKLVSHIVNSQSEAQDS is encoded by the exons ATGGGGGCGTCGGAGACGAGGTTCGTCCAGGAGCTTGTCCTCTACGCCGCAAGTGCCGCGCTCAGCTGCCTTGTCCTCTTCGCCGGCCTCCGCCAGCTCGATCCCAACCGCGCCGCGTCTAAGAAGGCCCTCGAGCAGAAGAAGGAGATCGCCAAGCGCCTCGGCCGCCCCATGATCCAGACCAATCAATACGAG GATGTAATAGCCTGCGATGTTATAAATCCTGACCATATTGATGTGGAGTTCGAGTCTATTGGAGGCCTGGAAAATATTAAGCAAGCTTTATTTGAATTGGTCATACTTCCTCTACGACGACCTGAACTGTTTGCCCATGGAAAGCTTCTTAGTCCACAGAAAGGAGTTTTGTTGTATGGACCTCCAGGAACTGGAAAGACAATGCTTGCAAAGGCTATAGCCAAAGAGTCTGGAGCTGTTTTTATCAATGTGAGGATCTCTAATCTGATGAGTAAATGGTTTGGTGATGCTCAGAAACTTG TGGCTGCTGTATTCACTCTGGCTTATAAGCTCCAGCCTGCTATTGTTTTTGTTGATGAAGTTGATAGTTTCTTGGGACAGCGGCGCACAACAGATCATGAAGCTTTAACCAACATGAAAACTGAGTTTATGTCTTTGTGGGATGGCTTCACCACAGACC AAAATgcacgtgtgatggttcttgctGCCACAAACCGCCCATCAGAACTAGATGAGGCGATACTTAGGCGTTTCACCCAGGCCTTTGAAATTGGTATGCCTGATCAAAGTGAGAGAGCAAAAATATTGAAGGTTATCTTAAAGGGTGAAAGGATTGAAGACGTGGATTATGAATACATTGCCAGCCTCTGTGATGGTTTTACTGGTTCTGATATACTTGAAGTCTGCAAGCAAGCAGCCTACTTCCCTGTTAGGGACTTGTTAGAAGATGAAAAGAAGGGAAAGCAACCAAAT AGACCAAGGGCATTGACACAGTCAGACCTGGTGAATGCATTATCTGCATCTAGAAAGGCAAAACAAACAAGTGAATACAGATTCGGGCTGCAATCTCTGCCATGGTCTAGGCACAGAGAGCAGGATGATGATCAGGTCCAGAATGCCATCTTGGAGATTTCTAAGCTTGTATCTCATATTGTCAACAGCCAATCAGAAGCCCAGGACTCTTA G
- the LOC103717364 gene encoding DNA excision repair protein ERCC-1, with protein sequence MEKKSEEEQRASQEQNKKKGVIRIPSYQEVFGGGTSSSSAPQPYNPPPPPSFSQAFSFIKASEFYTPPPPTSDPSPRHVAAEPQASATPTLPAGAAASSSSGSAPSSFYSSAIASAQNRNAILVSHRQRGNPLLKHIRNVRWAFADVVCDYLLGQSTCALYISLRYHLLHPDYLYYRIRELQKNFKLRVVLCHVDVEDVVKPLLEVTRTAMLHDCTLLCGWSLEECGRYLETIKVYENKPADSIREQMDTDYLSRLTHALTTVRHVNKTDVVTLGSAFGSLSHIMDASMEDLARCPGIGERKVKRLYDTFHEPFKRVSSRPTIAVPETPIKDKNSEESIPTDIAVEVEGKNSDSSKAEKESSLDVRSALTAAFDKYAERVRKRDRKSELFEPGEGSSSGSVAPKDAEA encoded by the exons ATGGAGAAAAAGTCCGAGGAAGAGCAGCGAGCGAGCCAGGAGCAGAACAAGAAGAAGGGCGTCATAAGGATCCCCTCGTACCAAGAGGTCTTCGGGGGAGGCACCTCCTCCTCGTCCGCTCCTCAGCCCTACAACCCTCCCCCGCCACCGTCCTTCTCTCAAGCCTTCTCTTTCATCAAAGCCTCCGAGTTCTacacccctcctcctccgacTTCCGACCCTTCTCCCAG GCACGTCGCTGCCGAGCCCCAGGCTTCTGCAACGCCAACGCTGCCGGCGGGGGCGGCGGCTTCGTCTTCTTCCGGTTCTGCTCCTTCGTCGTTCTATTCTTCGGCGATTGCGTCGGCTCAGAACCGGAACGCAATTCTTGTTAGCCATCGGCAG AGGGGGAATCCGTTGCTTAAGCATATCAGGAACGTGCGGTGGGCGTTCGCGGATGTTGTTTGTGACTACTTGCTAGGACAGAGCACCTGTGCTCTTTATATTAG TCTCCGCtatcatcttcttcatccagactacTTATATTATCGAATAAGAGAGTTGCAGAAGAATTTTAAGCTCCGTGTTGTTTTGTGCCATGTTGATGTG GAAGATGTTGTCAAACCATTGCTTGAAGTCACAAGGACAGCAATGCTGCATGACTGCACTCTTTTATGTGGTTGGAG cCTGGAAGAATGTGGTCGGTACTTGGAGACAATTAAAGTTTATGAAAACAAACCTGCAGACAGCATTCGTGAACAGATGGATACTGATTATTTATCACGG CTGACTCATGCACTTACAACTGTTCGACATGTTAACAAGACTGATGTAGTTACACTTGGTTCAGCTTTTGGG TCACTTTCACATATTATGGATGCTTCTATGGAAGATTTGGCTCGTTGCCCAGGCATCGGTGAGCGTAAG GTGAAGCGCCTGTATGATACCTTCCACGAACCATTTAAGCGAGTTTCCAGTCGGCCTACTATTGCTGTGCCAGAAACTCCCATCAAGGACAAGAATTCTGAAGAATCTATTCCAACAGATATTGCTGTGGAAGTTGAGGGGAAAAACTCTGATTCATCAAAAGCTGAAAAGGAATCCAGTCTTGATGTGAGATCAGCCCTGACTGCTGCCTTTGACAAATATGCAGAAAGAGTCCGCAAACGGGACCGGAAGAGTGAACTGTTTGAGCCAGGGGAAGGTAGCAGCAGCGGCAGCGTAGCCCCAAAAGATGCAGAAGCATAG